The following nucleotide sequence is from cyanobacterium endosymbiont of Braarudosphaera bigelowii.
ATATTTTAAACATAATCGTTCTCTTAATTCTATTAACAATAGAAAAAATTTAAGTATTAATTTAAACTAAAAATACTTAAAACATATTCTCCTTGATTAACTGAAAAATTAGTAGATAGATCAAAAACAAAGCCGGCTTTTTCTGCATAAATATCTATAACCTCAGGCAATTTTCCCTGCTTGTTAAAACTTATAATTTGATAAAGTCTATCCCCTGTTTTTACTTGAGTTTTAAGAATTAATCTACTTTGAATCATTCCTCCCGTTGGAGCGTAATAATTTTTTATTTTTTCACGAGAAACTAAATGTATTTTTGTTTTCCCTAAAGAATAATTATGTAATTTCAATATATTTTTTTTTACCAAATAATTTTTAATTCCAGAAACTCCAGCAATTACAGATTTTGGCTGCATTTCCATTCCTGAACCTAATTCTAATGTCCATGATTCTCGATCAATGACTATTTCTCTTCCTAATTTTCGAAACTCTTTTTGTAATGCTAACCAAGGCTTTAAAAAAGCTTCATCAAAGCTATCTCCATCAAAGGTATTCATTAGAATTCCATAATCAAGTTTGAAATATATAGCATTTTCTTCTTGTTCTCCGGGAAAACAGAAAAGGTAGTCTATACATTTATTGCTTGAACTATGAATATCAATTAAATAATTTGCATCCATAGCAAGAGATTGCAGTTTATAGCGATATTGTTCGAACAAAGGGGCACTACTAGGGCTTTGGATTTTTTCAGCATGTTGAGAGAATGCAGCTTTTTGTTGTTTTAAAAAGTTTTCTCGTATTGTTAAACAATCAAAATTAAAGTTATTTTTAACAAAATCTTTTAAGCCAAGAAAAACCTTTTCATAATCCCAAAATATTCTATTCCAGTCCTTACCATCATAACTATTGAAACGTCCTGATGAAAAAAAATGATTTCTTTGATTCGTTCCTAACGGATTACATACTGGAACTAACCATATTTCTCCATCAATTTGATTTTTATCCAGAGTAGATAAAAAATCAACTAGTTGATGAATCACTGAATTACCTACAATTTCTGAACCGTGTAAGTTAGATTGAATATAGATTTTCTTATCGCTTTGCTTACCGATAAACTTATATATTTGAATGGATATTTCGTCTCCAGAAGCAAGTTTAAATAAATTTAATATCTCAATATTTGGTTTCATTGAATTTTTTATAAAAAACTAATTAGATAAATACAAACGATTTTTAGTTCTCTATTCTTTGAGGATAACTAATATTAGACTGATGATATAACATATCCTTAGTCTTGTT
It contains:
- a CDS encoding M14 family zinc carboxypeptidase codes for the protein MKPNIEILNLFKLASGDEISIQIYKFIGKQSDKKIYIQSNLHGSEIVGNSVIHQLVDFLSTLDKNQIDGEIWLVPVCNPLGTNQRNHFFSSGRFNSYDGKDWNRIFWDYEKVFLGLKDFVKNNFNFDCLTIRENFLKQQKAAFSQHAEKIQSPSSAPLFEQYRYKLQSLAMDANYLIDIHSSSNKCIDYLFCFPGEQEENAIYFKLDYGILMNTFDGDSFDEAFLKPWLALQKEFRKLGREIVIDRESWTLELGSGMEMQPKSVIAGVSGIKNYLVKKNILKLHNYSLGKTKIHLVSREKIKNYYAPTGGMIQSRLILKTQVKTGDRLYQIISFNKQGKLPEVIDIYAEKAGFVFDLSTNFSVNQGEYVLSIFSLN